One region of Wyeomyia smithii strain HCP4-BCI-WySm-NY-G18 chromosome 3, ASM2978416v1, whole genome shotgun sequence genomic DNA includes:
- the LOC129726580 gene encoding segmentation polarity homeobox protein engrailed has translation MALEDRCSPQSAPSPPHHHHHSQSPINSATATMLTTTGGTRVSPTGDEMSPLVPISPVHIKQEVMDPIPPQPTQQPSISFSITNILSESFGKVPSAPAGPIHHHTVSPMASPPCSSDSNSPSGPIMHLNHPGLHQQRRDSLFRPYDISKSPRLCSSNGSSNHNPYHTDSESQDSNCYEPQAAAAAAAAASMLMFNNNHYHPRIPTLYDFSTKTIPSIDPRSPLLNGFSATSYPKLHEEIINSHRKFQAKLLENQAKAAAAAASLHPHSMPPLGSLCKTVSQIGQHVASSAGSGVMNGTTPLDSRSNASNSPKLSPRPIPKPTATVASSLPGNGGGASNGHSEGNNIGNNNVNNNGNGNNNDGASSDDARSETGSSKDGDSGGNLWPAWVYCTRYSDRPSSGPRYRRTKPPKEKGESEEKRPRTAFTTAQLQRLKNEFNENRYLTEKRRQALSAELNLNESQIKIWFQNKRAKIKKTSSEKNPLALQLMAQGLYNHSTVPLTKEEEELEMRMNGQIP, from the exons ATGGCATTGGAAGATCGTTGTAGTCCTCAAAGTGCACCCAGTCCGCCACACCATCATCACCACAGCCAAAGTCCGATCAATTCTGCAACCGCTACAATGTTGACCACCACGGGAGGAACTCGCGTCTCGCCTACTGGCGACGAGATGTCGCCACTTGTACCGATCTCCCCGGTTCATATCAAACAGGAGGTGATGGATCCGATTCCCCCGCAGCCAACGCAGCAACCGAGCATTTCTTTTTCGATTACCAACATTTTGAGCGAGAGTTTTGGAAAAGTACCCTCCGCACCGGCTGGTCCGATCCACCACCATACAGTGAGTCCTATGGCAAGTCCTCCGTGCAGTTCGGACTCCAACAGTCCCAGCGGCCCAATTATGCACCTCAATCATCCGGGTCTTCACCAGCAGCGAAGAGACAGCCTGTTTCGGCCTTATGATATTAGCAAATCACCTCGATTATGCTCCAGCAATGGTAGCAGTAATCACAATCCTTACCATACCGACAGTGAATCGCAGGATTCGAATTGCTACGAGCCTCAAGCTGctgctgcagcagcagcagctgctaGTATGCTGATGTTCAACAACAACCATTACCACCCCCGAATCCCAACACTGTACGACTTCAGCACGAAAACCATACCCAGCATAGACCCTCGGTCACCGCTGCTGAACGGGTTCAGCGCCACCAGTTACCCCAAGCTGCACGAGGAAATCATCAACAGCCACCGGAAGTTCCAAGCCAAACTGTTGGAGAATCAGGCAAAAGCGGCGGCCGCAGCAGCTTCACTGCATCCGCACTCGATGCCCCCGCTAGGGTCCTTGTGCAAGACGGTGTCGCAAATCGGGCAGCACGTGGCCTCCTCCGCCGGGAGTGGCGTTATGAACGGCACAACGCCTCTGGACAGCCGTAGTAACGCCAGCAATAGTCCCAAACTGAGCCCGCGTCCCATTCCGAAACCGACGGCAACGGTGGCTTCCAGCCTGCCGGGCAACGGTGGTGGTGCCAGTAATGGTCACTCCGAGGGGAATAATATCGGCAATAATAATGTTAATAATAATGGAAATGGCAATAATAACGATGGAGCCTCGTCCGATGATGCCCGGTCGGAAACGGGCAGCAGCAAAGACGGCGACAGCGGAGGCAACCTGTGGCCGGCCTGGGTGTACTGCACCCGGTACAGTGACCGTCCCAGCTCGG GTCCCCGCTACCGTCGAACGAAGCCACCCAAAGAGAAAGGCGAAAGTGAGGAAAAACGTCCCCGAACGGCTTTCACCACTGCCCAGCTGCAAAGACTGAAG AACGAGTTCAACGAAAATCGTTACCTCACGGAAAAGCGCCGCCAAGCGCTCAGTGCCGAGCTGAATCTGAACGAGTCGCAAATCAAAATATGGTTCCAAAACAAGCGGGCCAAAATCAAGAAAACTTCCTCGGAAAAGAACCCGCTGGCCCTGCAGCTGATGGCCCAGGGGTTGTACAACCATTCGACGGTTCCGCTCACCAAGGAGGAGGAAGAACTGGAGATGCGCATGAACGGTCAAATCCCGTAA